A single Oncorhynchus mykiss isolate Arlee chromosome 22, USDA_OmykA_1.1, whole genome shotgun sequence DNA region contains:
- the tex30 gene encoding testis-expressed protein 30, translated as METILEDSMTIPFGEKHLVAVLSIPANASDVQTAVILTHGAGGDMNFKHLVSLAHALSSNGLLCLRFTCKCLNLVYRVKAYHAVWEYLKNLEKFTIRNIFLGGRSMGSRAASALARQLSGGSEDALQGLVCLSFPLHPPGLTHTHRQRSEDLRALPKEVPVLFLSGTADNMCEKILLDDVLKEMKSPAAVHWIEGGSHGLIVKGRAEESVLDEVNSHVVSWILEHT; from the exons ATGGAAACGATTCTAGAG GACAGCATGACAATACCTTTTGGGGAAAAACATCTAGTTGCTGTGTTGAGTATCCCAGCCAATGCCAGTGATGTGCAGACCGCTGTTATTCTGACGCACGGGGCTGGTGGGGACATGAACTTCAAGCATTTGGTGTCTCTTGCTCATGCACTGTCATCGAATGGCCTGCTATGTCTTCGCTTCACGTGTAAATGTTTAAACCTGGTTTACAGAGTGAAGGCTTACCATGCCGTTTGG GAATACTTGAAAAATCTTGAGAAATTCACAATAAGAAACATATTTCTTGGTG GCCGTTCTATGGGGTCTCGCGCTGCCTCTGCCCTGGCCAGGCAGCTCAGTGGTGGGTCAGAGGATGCATTGCAGGGACTGGTCTGTCTGTCCTTTCCCCTACACCCTCCAGGACTGACACACACCCATCGACAGCGGAGTGAGGACCTCAGGGCGCTGCCCAAGGAGGTGCCTGTACTGTTTCTGTCTGGTACTGCAGACAACATGTGTGAGAAG ATCCTTCTAGATGACGTGTTAAAGGAGATGAAGTCTCCAGCGGCTGTTCACTGGATTGAAGGAGGTAGCCATGGGCTTATAGTGAAGGGAAGGGCTGAGGAGTCTGTGCTGGATGAAGTCAACTCACATGTCGTATCGTGGATTTTGGAACATACTTGA